The genomic window GATCAGCGACACGAGAAACCTCCCGCAGAAGATCAGCTTCTTCGATCAGCTCGTAGCCTTTCCTGAGATGTGGCGTACTGAAGCTGCGCGACGCAAACCGACCTTCATGCAGTGCAGTTGCGGTACAGTCACCTTGTGCGGCCAGCAGATCGAATTCCAAGCGTGATCCTTCCGTCGACACAAACAATTTTCTGTCTCGACGCGCCCACAAGCTTGCACGGCTTCGTGCGACCTCCTTTCGTCGATGGAGAGTTTCCATCACGTTCAGCAACAAGTCTGTTTTGTTTTTGAGCGGAACGCGGAAGGGGTCGATGCGGCAAGGCGTAACCACACGATCGTGATGAACCGGTTCCGGAGCTAATCGGACTTTCTCAAGCGCGACGGAGGCAGATCCCTTGGCGATTTCAGTGGCCAGGTCGGCGACCCTCGGCACTTCTTCCAGCGACAGAATCGAACTTGCCGCGAATCCCCAGGCTCCGTGATAGAGCACGCGCACCCCAAAGCCGATGTCCCGAACATCGTTGATCGAAGCGATCCTGCGGTCTTCGCCCTCAATATGCTCGGTGATGCTGTCTTGAATGCGAATGTCGCTATACTCCGCGCCTGAGGCGACAATACGTTTCAACGCAAGCTCGGCGAATTCATCCCAGGTCGGAGAGCTCATGGCGATCACTCTCGAATTGAATGAAGGGATGGATCAGTATAACAGGGCGACGGAGAGAAGGGTGAGTCGAGGTTTATGACCTAATTTGGGAACGCCGTCTAAGGAGTCCAGTGATGTCCGTCGAGATGTCCCCTCGCACAATCTGAAGGATACAAACTCTTTTGCCGCACGTGGCCCCCCAGAGTGTGGCTCCCTTGCTGGGCCAGCCGATGAATAGCGACGATCCTCAGCCTCGGCCAAGGAAGCAAGAGAACTAGATACTCGTCCCCGTCCGAGTCGCCTCCACAAACTGTTCGCTCGACTCGTCGAGGGCGCGCCCCCGTCGTCCCTTGGCCGGCAGAATAAAGAGCTGCTTGGCGTCGAGATTCTTCATTTCTTGTGGAGCTGACGGAAGCGTCATCTCGTAGGTCGGTCGGCGCTGGTGATCAGCGATCTGGAGTTTGGGATTGTAGACGCTGTTGAACTTCCACAGCATCTTGATGAAGTTAGTCTGCCCACGCATCAAATGTCCGGCTGCGATCTTCGCCGTCCCCTTGAGCGCGGCCCAGCCGAGATGTTTCTTGTTCAAGACCTGTTGTGTCTTGACAAGTTCTTCATAAAACTCCGGCAGCGGCATTTTCGTCGGCAGCACGGCATGTTGAATGTCGAACAGCCGGTAATCTCTCGTCTGGAACTTGCGTGATTCGGTATGCCAGCTTTCGGTGCCGGGATAGGGTGTGTTCACGCTGATGTTCACGATTTCCGGGATCTCCAAGCACCATTGCCGAACGGTCTCGAACCGTTGCCGATCCCAGTCCGGATCCGCGATCAAATTGATGGCGACAGTAATGCCGAGCGATCGAGCAAACTCCAGCGCTTCAAAGTTTCGGCCCAGTGAGATACGCTTACGGTGCATCTTGAGGCCCTCTTCATCAATGGCCTCAACGCCCAAGAACATGTACTGGAGCCCGAGCTTTTTCCAAAACTGAAAGACTTCTTTATTGCGCAGCAAGACGTCGCCACGCGTTTCCATGTAGTACTGTTTCTTGATTCCGCGACGAGCGACGGCTTCGCCGATCTCCATGCCCTGCTTGGCTTGAATAAAGGCCACATCGTCTACCAGAAAGATACCCGGTTCCTGAACCTGTTCGAGCTCTTCCACCGCCCTTTCGGTGCTGACCGTTCGATAGCTGCGCCCATAAAACGTCCAGGCGCTGCAGAATGAACAATCCCACGGACAGCCTCGTGCAAATTCGACGGAGGCACAGGGATCCAGCACGCCAATGAAATACTTGTGCCGGTTCCGGAGCAGATCACGTGCAGGTCGAACACTGTCCAAATTTTCGATGAACTGGGCTGGTGGTCCCTCTCCATCCAGGGTCACTACACCGGGAACTTTGGTGATCGCCTTGCGGTCGTGCTCCACCGCTTCGAGCAACTTGGGGGCCGCCACTTCGCCTTCGCCCTTCAGCACACAATCGAGCGCACCGTTGGCATGCTCCAAAAAGTCCCTCGCCACAAATGAGGCACTATGCCCCCCAACGAAGACAAAGGCATTCGGCAACAGGCTCTTGGTCAGTTTCGCGAGATCGACGATCTCTGGGACATTCGCCAGATAGTTGCAGCCAAACGCCACTGCATCCGGCTTCCAGCTGGTGATGAGTGCCTCGTAGTCTTTCCAGGTATCCGCCTGCAGATCGATCAGACGAACGTCATGCCCCGCTTGGCGACAGGCCTGCGCGACCATCTCGAGGCCGAGCGGCTCCAGGCGGAGATAAATCTTCGTGTACATCAGCGGACCGGGATGGACTGCGAGGAACTTCATGGCCCCCAACCTCCTCGTCTATAGCACGCTAGGCCTGGCACAACCGTTCGTGAATACGAAGGACTGATCAGGCCCACTTGGTTACTGGTGATGTGATAGTCGATGCGGGGACGGATTCTGACAGAATGCACGCAGCGGTGCAACCCTTAAGTGCGCAAGACTTAAGATGATTCATATGAAACTCCCTCGACTCGTCTGGCTTTTCTTTGATCAAGTGCTTACCATACCCGCCATGCTGCCTTCCGAACGAACCATGCGCCAGCGGATCATTGAACTCCTGGCTGACTCTCGGATGACGACCTCTCAACTCGCCCAATCCCTAGGCATCCCCGAGCGGCAGGTGGAGGAACACCTAGCTCATGTGGTAAAAACTGTCCTTCGAGACAGGTCACGGCGATTTCTCCGTGAACCGTCCAGCTGCCTGGACTGTGGATTTATGTTTCGCGATCGTACACGACTGACACGACCAAGCCGTTGCCCACACTGTCGCAGTGAAGGGATTACTCCCGCACGCTACCATATTGAATCACTCGTATCTGGCACGACGCATGACAGCCCGATGGCGTCACGCCGAAGCGATAATGGGAAAGGATATTTATGAAGACAGCGCGCTTCGTCCTCTGTGCCCTCTGCATCACCGTGTTATTCGGCTGTTCCGACAAGGCAAAGGAACTGTTGGAGACTGCCGCGTTCGAGGAAAGCCAAAGCAATTTTCCACACGCACTGGAGATCTACCAAGAACTAGCTCGCGCCTATCCTGAAAGTAGAGAAGGGGAAATTGCGCGTGCCCGGATTGCCGATCTAAAGTCTAGGCAATAGGCACTGGAGTGCTGCAGCAAGGGCTTCACGTCCTCCTTCTCTCTATAGAGATTGCCTAGAGCTGGGCTCTGTATCCTACTTTTGTCCCCTCCCTCCCCCTCTTTCGTTGCATGGCATGTTTCGCCTCATCCTCTAAGGTTGTCAGAGGGCAATGATGAGATAGGGCTGAACCAAATCAGGGGGGAGAACATGAAGACCTATACAGTTCGCAAGAAGTTACGGACTTCCGCTCGATGCCAGCTCTGCTACTTCTGTGACGGATCCCTCACCACCGGGATCGTATGGGATCTATCAGAAGGAGGCTGGCGCGCGGCTGGAGAACGTCCCGTTCATGCTGGAACTGAATCGACCGTCTATATGACCATTCTTCAAGGAGACCAGCCGCATAACATCCTCATCGATGCCGCTGTTGTACGCTGGTCGGATGGTCAAATTGCAGGTTGGGAAATCCTCCGGATTGATGAAGCGAACCGAACCCGGTTGACCCACTTCGTCGAAAAGCTCAGATCGGCCAGCCCAACAGAGGAAATCTTGACGGGCTCACGCTCTTGATCCAGCCATATTGGCCTGGCCCCCGCTTAGGACTGAGTAGCGCTATCGGGTGTCGGACGAGGGAACCATGGGAAAAAGACATTGGTCGTCGCCTGATAGGCTTTATACTCCTCTCCACGAGTGGAGAGGGCTTCCCGTTCCGCTCGTGGAATACCGGTGACTCTGAACAATAACCACCCCATGCCGATGGGACCCACCCATGTAAACAACCAGCCAGGAGCTCCCAGGGTCATCACCACATAGGAACACCAGTGCAGCCAGTCAAAGAAGTAATTCGG from Nitrospira sp. includes these protein-coding regions:
- the hpnR gene encoding hopanoid C-3 methylase HpnR, whose amino-acid sequence is MKFLAVHPGPLMYTKIYLRLEPLGLEMVAQACRQAGHDVRLIDLQADTWKDYEALITSWKPDAVAFGCNYLANVPEIVDLAKLTKSLLPNAFVFVGGHSASFVARDFLEHANGALDCVLKGEGEVAAPKLLEAVEHDRKAITKVPGVVTLDGEGPPAQFIENLDSVRPARDLLRNRHKYFIGVLDPCASVEFARGCPWDCSFCSAWTFYGRSYRTVSTERAVEELEQVQEPGIFLVDDVAFIQAKQGMEIGEAVARRGIKKQYYMETRGDVLLRNKEVFQFWKKLGLQYMFLGVEAIDEEGLKMHRKRISLGRNFEALEFARSLGITVAINLIADPDWDRQRFETVRQWCLEIPEIVNISVNTPYPGTESWHTESRKFQTRDYRLFDIQHAVLPTKMPLPEFYEELVKTQQVLNKKHLGWAALKGTAKIAAGHLMRGQTNFIKMLWKFNSVYNPKLQIADHQRRPTYEMTLPSAPQEMKNLDAKQLFILPAKGRRGRALDESSEQFVEATRTGTSI
- a CDS encoding PilZ domain-containing protein, with product MKTYTVRKKLRTSARCQLCYFCDGSLTTGIVWDLSEGGWRAAGERPVHAGTESTVYMTILQGDQPHNILIDAAVVRWSDGQIAGWEILRIDEANRTRLTHFVEKLRSASPTEEILTGSRS